From the Cervus elaphus chromosome 20, mCerEla1.1, whole genome shotgun sequence genome, one window contains:
- the ITGA10 gene encoding integrin alpha-10 isoform X4: protein MEFPLIPHLFLPLMFLTGLCSPFNLDVHRPRLFLGPPETEFGYSVLQHVGGGRRWMLVGAPWDGPSGDRRGDVYRCLVGGSHSAPCAKGHLGDHPLGNSSRPAVNMHLGMSLLETDGNGGFMACAPLWSRACGSSVFSSGICARVDASFRPQGSLAPTAQRCPTYMDVVIVLDGSNSIYPWSEVQTFLRRLVGLVQYGESSVHEWSLGDFRTKEEVVRAARNLSRREGRETKTAQAIMMACTEGFSQSRGGRPEAARLLVVVTDGESHDGEELPTALQACEAGRVTRYGIAVLGHYLRRQRDPSSFLREIRAIASDPDEKFFFNVTDEAALTDIVDALGDRIFGLEGSHGENESSFGLEMSQIGFSTHHLKDGILFGMVGAYDWGGSVLWLEEGRRLFPPRTALEDEFPPALQNHAAYLGYSVSSMFLRGGRRLFLSGAPRFRHRGKVIAFQLKKDGAVRVAQSLQGEQIGSYFGSELCPLDIDGDGTTDVLLVAAPMFLGPQNKETGRVYVYLVGQPSLLTLQRTLQPESPQDARFGFAMSALPDLNQDGFADVAVGAPLEDGHHGALYLYHGAQRGVRPRPAQRIAAVSMPQALSYFGRSVDGRLDLDGDDLVDVAVGAQGAAILLSSRPIVRLAPSLDVTPPAISVVQRDCKRRGQEATCLSAALCFQVTSRTPGRWDRRFYVRFTASLDEWTTAARAAFDGSGQRLSPRRLRLSVGNVTCEQLHFHVLDTSDYLRPVSLTVTFALDNTTKPGPVLDEGSPTSIRKLVPFSKDCGPDNECVTDLVLQANMDIRGSRKDPFVVRGGRRKVLVSATLENKKENAYNTSLSLGFSRNLHLSSFTPQSNSPVKVECAAPSAHARLCSVGHPVFQMGAKVTFLLEFEFSCSFLLSQVLVKLTATSSSLERNGTLQDNTAQTSAYIQYEPHLLFSSESTLHRYEVHPYGTLPVGPGPEFKTTLRVQNLGCYVVSGLIISALLPAVAYGGNYFLSLSQVITNNASCTVQNLTEPPGPPVHPEELQHTSRLNESNTRCQVVRCHLGRLAKGTEISVGLLRLVHNEFFRRAKFKSLTVVSTFELGTEEGSVLLLTEASRWSESLLEVIQSRPVLISLWILIGSVLGGLLLLALLVFCLWKFGFFARKKVPEGEKREEKLEQ, encoded by the exons ATGGAATTCCCCCTCATCCCTCACCTGTTCTTGCCCCTGATGTTCCTGACAG gtctCTGCTCCCCCTTTAACCTGGATGTGCATCGCCCACGCCTATTTCTAGGCCCACCGGAGACTGAATTTGGATACAGTGTCTTACAACATGTTGGGGGTGGACGACGATG GATGCTGGTGGGTGCCCCCTGGGATGGGCCTTCAGGTGACCGAAGGGGGGACGTTTATCGCTGCCTTGTAGGGGGCTCCCACAGTGCCCCCTGTGCCAAGGGCCACTTGG GTGACCATCCACTGGGAAATTCATCTCGTCCTGCTGTGAACATGCACCTGGGGATGTCTCTGTTAGAGACAGATGGCAATGGGGGATTCATG GCTTGTGCCCCTCTCTGGTCTCGTGCTTGCGGCTCATCTGTCTTCAGTTCTGGAATATGTGCCCGTGTAGATGCTTCGTTCcggccccagggaagcctggcacccACCGCACAAC GCTGCCCCACATACATGGATGTCGTCATTGTCTTGGATGGCTCCAACAGCATCTATCCATGGTCTGAAGTTCAGACCTTCCTACGAAGACTG GTGGGACTGGTACAATATGGAGAGAGCTCTGTCCATGAGTGGTCCCTGGGAGATTTCCGAACCAAGGAAGAAGTGGTGAGAGCAGCAAGGAACCTGAGCCGGCGAGAGGGACGAGAAACAAAGACTGCTCAAGCAATAATGATGGCCTG TACAGAAGGATTCAGTCAGTCCCGTGGGGGTCGACCAGAGGCTGCCAGGCTACTGGTGGTTGTCACTGATGGGGAGTCCCATGATGGAGAGGAGCTTCCCACAGCACTGCAGGCCTGTGAGGCTGGAAGAGTGACACGCTACGGGATTGCT GTCCTTGGTCACTACCTCCGGCGGCAGCGAGACCCCAGTTCTTTCCTTCGAGAAATCAGAGCTATTGCCAGTGATCCAGACGAGAAATTCTTCTTCAATGTCACAGATGAAGCAGCACTGACTGACATTGTGGATGCATTAGGGGACCGGATTTTTGGCCTTGAGG GGTCCcatggagaaaatgaaagctcCTTTGGGCTGGAAATGTCTCAGATTGGCTTCTCTACTCATCACCTAAAG GATGGGATTCTCTTTGGAATGGTGGGGGCTTATGACTGGGGGGGCTCAGTGTTATGGCTTGAAGAAGGTCGCCGCCTCTTCCCACCACGGACAGCCCTGGAAGATGAATTCCCCCCTGCATTGCAGAACCATGCTGCCTACCTGG GTTACTCCGTTTCCTCCATGTTTTTGCGGGGTGGTCGCCGCCTCTTTCTCTCAGGGGCTCCTCGGTTTAGACATCGAGGAAAGGTCATCGCCTTTCAACTTAAGAAAGATGGGGCTGTGAGGGTCGCCCAGAGCCTCCAGGGGGAGCAG ATTGGCTCGTACTTTGGCAGCGAACTCTGCCCATTGGACATCGACGGGGATGGAACAACTGATGTCTTACTTGTGGCTGCCCCCATGTTCCTGGGGCCCCAGAACAAGGAGACAGGACGTGTTTATGTGTATCTGGTGGGCCAG CCATCCTTGCTGACACTCCAGAGAACACTTCAGCCAGAATCCCCCCAGGATGCTCGGTTTGGCTTTGCCATGAGTGCTCTTCCTGATTTGAACCAAGATGGTTTTGCTGATGTGGCTGTGGGGGCGCCCCTGGAGGATGGGCATCATGGAGCCCTGTACCTCTATCACGGGGCCCAGAGAGGAGTCCGGCCGCGTCCTGCACAG cGGATTGCCGCTGTCTCCATGCCGCAGGCCCTCAGCTACTTTGGCCGAAGTGTGGATGGCCGGCTGGATCTCGATGGTGATGACCTGGTCGATGTGGCCGTGGGTGCCCAAGGGGCAGCCATCCTGCTCAG CTCCCGGCCCATTGTCCGCCTGGCCCCTTCACTAGATGTGACCCCGCCGGCCATCAGCGTGGTTCAGAGGGACTGTAAGCGGCGAGGCCAGGAGGCAACCTGCCTGTCCGCAGCCCTTTGCTTCCAAGTGACCTCCCGCACTCCTGGCCGCTGGGATCGCCGATTCT ATGTGCGGTTCACAGCATCGCTGGACGAGTGGACAACTGCAGCCCGGGCAGCATTTGACGGCTCTGGCCAGAGGCTGTCCCCTCGGCGGCTCCGGCTCAGTGTGGGGAACGTCACTTGTGAGCAACTGCACTTCCACGTGCTG GATACTTCAGATTACCTCCGACCAGTGTCCTTGACTGTGACATTTGCTTTGGACAACACCACAAAGCCAGGGCCCGTGCTGGATGAGGGCTCACCCACCTCCATCCGAAAGCTG gTCCCGTTCTCCAAGGACTGTGGCCCTGACAATGAATGTGTCACAGATTTGGTACTTCAGGCTAATATGGACATCAGAGGCTCCAG GAAGGACCCGTTCGTGGTTCGAGGTGGTCGGCGGAAAGTGCTGGTATCAGCAACTCTGGAGAACAAGAAGGAGAATGCCTACAACACTAGCCTGAGTCTCGGCTTCTCCAGAAACCTCCACCTGTCCAGTTTTACTCCTCAG AGCAACAGCCCAGTGAAGGTGGAGTGTGCAGCCCCCTCTGCGCATGCCCGGCTCTGCAGCGTGGGGCATCCTGTCTTCCAGATGGGAGCCAAG GTGACCTTCCTGCTAGAGTTTGAGTTTAGCTGCTCCTTCCTCCTGAGCCAGGTCCTTGTGAAGCTGACAGCCACCAG CAGTAGCCTGGAGAGAAATGGAACGCTTCAAGATAACACAGCCCAGACCTCAGCCTACATTCAGTATGAGCCTCACCTCCTATTCTCCAG CGAGTCCACTCTGCACCGCTATGAGGTCCACCCCTATGGAACCCTCCCAGTGGGCCCTGGCCCCGAATTCAAAACCACTCTTAGG GTTCAGAACCTTGGCTGCTATGTGGTCAGCGGCCTCATCATCTCAGCCCTCCTTCCAGCTGTGGCCTATGGGGGCAACTACTTCCTGTCACTGTCTCAAGTCATCACTAACAAT GCAAGCTGCACAGTGCAGAACCTGACCGAACCCCCAGGGCCCCCTGTGCATCCAGAGGAGCTTCAGCACACAAGCAGGCTG AATGAGAGCAATACCCGCTGCCAGGTTGTGAGGTGCCACCTGGGGCGGCTGGCAAAGGGGACCGAGATCTCTGTTGGACTACTGAGGCTGGTTCACAATGAATTTTTCCGGAGG GCCAAATTCAAGTCTCTGACAGTGGTCAGTACCTTCGAACTGGGCACTGAAGAGGGCAGCGTCCTACTGCTGACTGAAGCCTCCCGGTGGAGTGAG AGCCTCCTGGAGGTGATTCAGTCCCGCCCTGTCCTCATCTCTCTGTGGATCCTCATTGGCAGTGTCCTGGGAGGGCTGCTCCTGCTTGCTCTACTTGTTTTCTGCCTTTGGAAG TTTGGCTTCTTTGCCCGGAAGAAAGTACCcgagggagaaaaaagagaagagaaattggAGCAATGA
- the ITGA10 gene encoding integrin alpha-10 isoform X5, translating into MEFPLIPHLFLPLMFLTGLCSPFNLDVHRPRLFLGPPETEFGYSVLQHVGGGRRWMLVGAPWDGPSGDRRGDVYRCLVGGSHSAPCAKGHLGDHPLGNSSRPAVNMHLGMSLLETDGNGGFMACAPLWSRACGSSVFSSGICARVDASFRPQGSLAPTAQRCPTYMDVVIVLDGSNSIYPWSEVQTFLRRLVGRLFIDPEQIQVGLVQYGESSVHEWSLGDFRTKEEVVRAARNLSRREGRETKTAQAIMMACTEGFSQSRGGRPEAARLLVVVTDGESHDGEELPTALQACEAGRVTRYGIAVLGHYLRRQRDPSSFLREIRAIASDPDEKFFFNVTDEAALTDIVDALGDRIFGLEGSHGENESSFGLEMSQIGFSTHHLKDGILFGMVGAYDWGGSVLWLEEGRRLFPPRTALEDEFPPALQNHAAYLGYSVSSMFLRGGRRLFLSGAPRFRHRGKVIAFQLKKDGAVRVAQSLQGEQIGSYFGSELCPLDIDGDGTTDVLLVAAPMFLGPQNKETGRVYVYLVGQPSLLTLQRTLQPESPQDARFGFAMSALPDLNQDGFADVAVGAPLEDGHHGALYLYHGAQRGVRPRPAQRIAAVSMPQALSYFGRSVDGRLDLDGDDLVDVAVGAQGAAILLSSRPIVRLAPSLDVTPPAISVVQRDCKRRGQEATCLSAALCFQVTSRTPGRWDRRFYVRFTASLDEWTTAARAAFDGSGQRLSPRRLRLSVGNVTCEQLHFHVLVPFSKDCGPDNECVTDLVLQANMDIRGSRKDPFVVRGGRRKVLVSATLENKKENAYNTSLSLGFSRNLHLSSFTPQSNSPVKVECAAPSAHARLCSVGHPVFQMGAKVTFLLEFEFSCSFLLSQVLVKLTATSSSLERNGTLQDNTAQTSAYIQYEPHLLFSSESTLHRYEVHPYGTLPVGPGPEFKTTLRVQNLGCYVVSGLIISALLPAVAYGGNYFLSLSQVITNNASCTVQNLTEPPGPPVHPEELQHTSRLNESNTRCQVVRCHLGRLAKGTEISVGLLRLVHNEFFRRAKFKSLTVVSTFELGTEEGSVLLLTEASRWSESLLEVIQSRPVLISLWILIGSVLGGLLLLALLVFCLWKFGFFARKKVPEGEKREEKLEQ; encoded by the exons ATGGAATTCCCCCTCATCCCTCACCTGTTCTTGCCCCTGATGTTCCTGACAG gtctCTGCTCCCCCTTTAACCTGGATGTGCATCGCCCACGCCTATTTCTAGGCCCACCGGAGACTGAATTTGGATACAGTGTCTTACAACATGTTGGGGGTGGACGACGATG GATGCTGGTGGGTGCCCCCTGGGATGGGCCTTCAGGTGACCGAAGGGGGGACGTTTATCGCTGCCTTGTAGGGGGCTCCCACAGTGCCCCCTGTGCCAAGGGCCACTTGG GTGACCATCCACTGGGAAATTCATCTCGTCCTGCTGTGAACATGCACCTGGGGATGTCTCTGTTAGAGACAGATGGCAATGGGGGATTCATG GCTTGTGCCCCTCTCTGGTCTCGTGCTTGCGGCTCATCTGTCTTCAGTTCTGGAATATGTGCCCGTGTAGATGCTTCGTTCcggccccagggaagcctggcacccACCGCACAAC GCTGCCCCACATACATGGATGTCGTCATTGTCTTGGATGGCTCCAACAGCATCTATCCATGGTCTGAAGTTCAGACCTTCCTACGAAGACTGGTAGGGAGATTGTTTATTGACCCGGAACAGATACAG GTGGGACTGGTACAATATGGAGAGAGCTCTGTCCATGAGTGGTCCCTGGGAGATTTCCGAACCAAGGAAGAAGTGGTGAGAGCAGCAAGGAACCTGAGCCGGCGAGAGGGACGAGAAACAAAGACTGCTCAAGCAATAATGATGGCCTG TACAGAAGGATTCAGTCAGTCCCGTGGGGGTCGACCAGAGGCTGCCAGGCTACTGGTGGTTGTCACTGATGGGGAGTCCCATGATGGAGAGGAGCTTCCCACAGCACTGCAGGCCTGTGAGGCTGGAAGAGTGACACGCTACGGGATTGCT GTCCTTGGTCACTACCTCCGGCGGCAGCGAGACCCCAGTTCTTTCCTTCGAGAAATCAGAGCTATTGCCAGTGATCCAGACGAGAAATTCTTCTTCAATGTCACAGATGAAGCAGCACTGACTGACATTGTGGATGCATTAGGGGACCGGATTTTTGGCCTTGAGG GGTCCcatggagaaaatgaaagctcCTTTGGGCTGGAAATGTCTCAGATTGGCTTCTCTACTCATCACCTAAAG GATGGGATTCTCTTTGGAATGGTGGGGGCTTATGACTGGGGGGGCTCAGTGTTATGGCTTGAAGAAGGTCGCCGCCTCTTCCCACCACGGACAGCCCTGGAAGATGAATTCCCCCCTGCATTGCAGAACCATGCTGCCTACCTGG GTTACTCCGTTTCCTCCATGTTTTTGCGGGGTGGTCGCCGCCTCTTTCTCTCAGGGGCTCCTCGGTTTAGACATCGAGGAAAGGTCATCGCCTTTCAACTTAAGAAAGATGGGGCTGTGAGGGTCGCCCAGAGCCTCCAGGGGGAGCAG ATTGGCTCGTACTTTGGCAGCGAACTCTGCCCATTGGACATCGACGGGGATGGAACAACTGATGTCTTACTTGTGGCTGCCCCCATGTTCCTGGGGCCCCAGAACAAGGAGACAGGACGTGTTTATGTGTATCTGGTGGGCCAG CCATCCTTGCTGACACTCCAGAGAACACTTCAGCCAGAATCCCCCCAGGATGCTCGGTTTGGCTTTGCCATGAGTGCTCTTCCTGATTTGAACCAAGATGGTTTTGCTGATGTGGCTGTGGGGGCGCCCCTGGAGGATGGGCATCATGGAGCCCTGTACCTCTATCACGGGGCCCAGAGAGGAGTCCGGCCGCGTCCTGCACAG cGGATTGCCGCTGTCTCCATGCCGCAGGCCCTCAGCTACTTTGGCCGAAGTGTGGATGGCCGGCTGGATCTCGATGGTGATGACCTGGTCGATGTGGCCGTGGGTGCCCAAGGGGCAGCCATCCTGCTCAG CTCCCGGCCCATTGTCCGCCTGGCCCCTTCACTAGATGTGACCCCGCCGGCCATCAGCGTGGTTCAGAGGGACTGTAAGCGGCGAGGCCAGGAGGCAACCTGCCTGTCCGCAGCCCTTTGCTTCCAAGTGACCTCCCGCACTCCTGGCCGCTGGGATCGCCGATTCT ATGTGCGGTTCACAGCATCGCTGGACGAGTGGACAACTGCAGCCCGGGCAGCATTTGACGGCTCTGGCCAGAGGCTGTCCCCTCGGCGGCTCCGGCTCAGTGTGGGGAACGTCACTTGTGAGCAACTGCACTTCCACGTGCTG gTCCCGTTCTCCAAGGACTGTGGCCCTGACAATGAATGTGTCACAGATTTGGTACTTCAGGCTAATATGGACATCAGAGGCTCCAG GAAGGACCCGTTCGTGGTTCGAGGTGGTCGGCGGAAAGTGCTGGTATCAGCAACTCTGGAGAACAAGAAGGAGAATGCCTACAACACTAGCCTGAGTCTCGGCTTCTCCAGAAACCTCCACCTGTCCAGTTTTACTCCTCAG AGCAACAGCCCAGTGAAGGTGGAGTGTGCAGCCCCCTCTGCGCATGCCCGGCTCTGCAGCGTGGGGCATCCTGTCTTCCAGATGGGAGCCAAG GTGACCTTCCTGCTAGAGTTTGAGTTTAGCTGCTCCTTCCTCCTGAGCCAGGTCCTTGTGAAGCTGACAGCCACCAG CAGTAGCCTGGAGAGAAATGGAACGCTTCAAGATAACACAGCCCAGACCTCAGCCTACATTCAGTATGAGCCTCACCTCCTATTCTCCAG CGAGTCCACTCTGCACCGCTATGAGGTCCACCCCTATGGAACCCTCCCAGTGGGCCCTGGCCCCGAATTCAAAACCACTCTTAGG GTTCAGAACCTTGGCTGCTATGTGGTCAGCGGCCTCATCATCTCAGCCCTCCTTCCAGCTGTGGCCTATGGGGGCAACTACTTCCTGTCACTGTCTCAAGTCATCACTAACAAT GCAAGCTGCACAGTGCAGAACCTGACCGAACCCCCAGGGCCCCCTGTGCATCCAGAGGAGCTTCAGCACACAAGCAGGCTG AATGAGAGCAATACCCGCTGCCAGGTTGTGAGGTGCCACCTGGGGCGGCTGGCAAAGGGGACCGAGATCTCTGTTGGACTACTGAGGCTGGTTCACAATGAATTTTTCCGGAGG GCCAAATTCAAGTCTCTGACAGTGGTCAGTACCTTCGAACTGGGCACTGAAGAGGGCAGCGTCCTACTGCTGACTGAAGCCTCCCGGTGGAGTGAG AGCCTCCTGGAGGTGATTCAGTCCCGCCCTGTCCTCATCTCTCTGTGGATCCTCATTGGCAGTGTCCTGGGAGGGCTGCTCCTGCTTGCTCTACTTGTTTTCTGCCTTTGGAAG TTTGGCTTCTTTGCCCGGAAGAAAGTACCcgagggagaaaaaagagaagagaaattggAGCAATGA